TCTTTCAGGCCCATCCTGACCATGTGGATAATTTTGCGGGGATCGAACTCGGGGATGGCCTGACTGACCGGACAGATGCCGCTGCAGGCGCCGCATGAAAAACAGCGGTTCAGGTGTTGCCCGCCCGGGGCCGCAATAACCTCGGCGCTGAACTCAGGCGTAATTTCCTTATTGGTGACAGCCATGGGAACCCTCTCTCATAAATAATCCAAGCCGCCCGCAGGAACAAAGACCTGCCAACGGCTTGCCTGGACATGAACCATGCCGGAACTTTAAAGAAAAACTTCTTCCGCAAAACCGGCAAACTTAAAAACGCTTCTCTCATCTACACGGACAAGAAAGAGCCGAGAATGTTACCCAAAGCAAGACGCTTTGTCAATATGGGCAACCGGTCGTTTGGCGGTATAATTATATAGAAGAGGTGCCAGGTGGTCGGAAAAAAACAACAACACCGATCAGAGGCAAGAGGTTTCCCTGAAACCTGAAACCAGATCATACCATCATTTGTCGGGCATCACCGCGCCGTTGGCAAGCAGGGCCGCACCCACCGGCTCGAATTCCCGCCGGGCCGCGTCACCCGCCACCCGCCGCAGACGACCGAAAACCTCGACCCGGCCCAGTTCAGCCACGGTATGGATATTATCCCGGATCAGCAACTCGTCCTCCGGCCCCGGGCCATCGGAGAAAACAACCCCGGCCACCGGAATCTCCCGGGCCCGCAACGCCTCCAGGGTAAGCAGGCTATGGTTCAAGGTGCCGAGCCCGCTTGCAGCCACCACCAGAACCGGAATCCGTAACAAGGCCACCAGATCGATCAACAATAACTCCCGGGTCAAGGGCACCAGGAGGCCGCCCACCCCCTCGACCAGAAGGAACCGGTGCCGTTGCCGCAGCTTCCGGTAACTCTCGACAATGACCGCCGGGTCCACCCGGCGGCCCTCCCGCTCCGCTGCCAGGTGCGGCGAGGCAGGGAAAAGGAACCGGTATGGAACCTGGAGATCCAGGAGAGCCGGGTCAGGGGCCAACCCCGCGGCCCGCAGGCAGTATTCAAG
Above is a window of Desulfobacterales bacterium DNA encoding:
- the bioD gene encoding dethiobiotin synthase; protein product: PPRRSEFLLDSLFMNSRPFSMERPLVEEDPFPDRRGFTECLRRAGCCETDKQRRGGEEVDMNPDLSAEGRNPGSCGDRERGVLFVCGTGTSVGKTFVCARLLDFLLRNGVDAGYQKWVSTGEQGRPADLEYCLRAAGLAPDPALLDLQVPYRFLFPASPHLAAEREGRRVDPAVIVESYRKLRQRHRFLLVEGVGGLLVPLTRELLLIDLVALLRIPVLVVAASGLGTLNHSLLTLEALRAREIPVAGVVFSDGPGPEDELLIRDNIHTVAELGRVEVFGRLRRVAGDAARREFEPVGAALLANGAVMPDK